The genomic window ATAATTAGGAGGTAGGAGTCAAATTCTAAGATCTTAATGATAATTGATAAGAAAGGAAACTAGTTAAACCTTTGTGAAGAACGAATATAAAgttgagaagaaaaacttgTTAACTCACCGTCATGGATTAGTAGTTTTGGTATCTTTAGATATCCATTTTTGAATTCGATATCCCAAAAATGGCCGGTTTCCTTTCTCATGAACTCAACACCTGCGTTTCTTAGTTCAGTCACGCAATGTATCAGTTGTTGAGGTTGCTTGTTCACCATGCTCATATCCTCATCCGATGTCCCACTAGATTGGAGGAGACCTCGACGGAGTACGTCTAAACAGTGCAACCCGCCTTCTTCAGTTAGCACCTCCCTCGTTGGCAGTAGTGGTTGGAAGAATGGTTGGAAGAGTTGAACATTTACTTTGTCCAATACATCGGGCCGTTGTAGCTGTAATAACCCCTTTAGAACAGACCAAGGAAGCTGATTTTCTAGCATTACCATGTCACGTCGAATCGATTGCATCAATCCTCGCATCCCGAAAACCGGGTCATTGGGTGCATATCTATTCAGCACACAAGAACAGTgtcaatagtttttttgtttcttttcttttcaacgtTGATTAATCACATTAATAACTAGTCTATTtagcaaaacataaatagtAAACTGTCTATCggtaaaacttataaatagtAAACGGTTCCTTGACTCGATAGTTTGGACTTTAGATAACAAAGCTGAAATCAGACCGGTTTATTAATATCTAAGATAACTGGCTAAAACCAGAAAATATAGTCAAGTTTACCCGATTTCCTGGAATCCTTCACTTGTTCCCTTGAAGATCTCGATAATAAAAACGCCATCAAGAACAAGCATTTCTATGAACTCATTCCTATTCATATTAATGGGACCTTGGTAGCAAGCACGAGCTTTCTCCTCGAGCTCTTTCATGGCGTCAATATACATTTCGATGTCGTGTTTGGCGCGTGCCATGACCATATTGACCGCACGCCACTTGTGACGCTCCATGGGCATGAGATGTTTGTGTCCATGGTGGTACGGACCAATAGAGACGATTTGAGGCATGTAAGACTTTGTATCGTTTTCTTGTAGGTAAGGTGGAACTCTGTAGATACAGAGATTGTCCCAACTAGTTGTAGCGTTGTCTCCAAGTGTTTTCATCTTGTCATTTAGAGAGATCACCCATATTTCTCGAAGTTTTTGCTCGTTCTTGTCTTCGATAGAGACAACCGATTCTACTTGTGTCTCTCTTGGCTTCTCTTCTATCACTTCGATATTTTCGAGCTCCCCGTAAGTCTCCTTGTCATTCCGCAACTTTTGGCGTTGACGGGCTCGCCTGATAATTCCATAATAAGTACGGACTATCCGCGAAAACCGTCTATTCTTCTTGTTGCTGGAAACTGACCGACCATCCAAAACCGAAACCATAATTTCTGTAGGTTGAACCTCAGgagatcgagagagagagaaatagcGCAGTTGTCAAATCTCAAAGCAACGATGTAACTGAGTTGAAGTAATCTGGCCACGCTATGTTTATTTCTAACTATACAAAACtcttataaatacaaaatataaaagaagtCTTGTCAATAGGGTATTGTACATAATACAAGTAGTTTGGATGTTTTAATCCATGCATCGTCGAGTGGGATTGAAACATTCAAACTAGTAtagaaaatatcataatagtatgtatatatataaacaagtgGGACGGAAACATACTAACTACCATCAAATAGAACGTATAGTACGTACTCTTATAAGAAGACTAATGAGATTGACTAATTCTCCATAGGAAAAAGATTAATAAGCTCTCGTGATATATTCAACGAATGAGATTGACTAATTCTCCACTCCTTAAAAAATACTCCTATGGAGAATAAGATAACTGCATTTTCCAATATTCTTCTTATGGGTGGTCCAAAATGTGTCCCctcatttaatttaatatcataAGTCTACTATGAACATTTGTTT from Arabidopsis thaliana chromosome 3, partial sequence includes these protein-coding regions:
- a CDS encoding transmembrane protein, putative (DUF247) (Plant protein of unknown function (DUF247); CONTAINS InterPro DOMAIN/s: Protein of unknown function DUF247, plant (InterPro:IPR004158); BEST Arabidopsis thaliana protein match is: Plant protein of unknown function (DUF247) (TAIR:AT3G50150.1); Has 1156 Blast hits to 1033 proteins in 18 species: Archae - 0; Bacteria - 0; Metazoa - 0; Fungi - 0; Plants - 1156; Viruses - 0; Other Eukaryotes - 0 (source: NCBI BLink).), with amino-acid sequence MVSVLDGRSVSSNKKNRRFSRIVRTYYGIIRRARQRQKLRNDKETYGELENIEVIEEKPRETQVESVVSIEDKNEQKLREIWVISLNDKMKTLGDNATTSWDNLCIYRVPPYLQENDTKSYMPQIVSIGPYHHGHKHLMPMERHKWRAVNMVMARAKHDIEMYIDAMKELEEKARACYQGPINMNRNEFIEMLVLDGVFIIEIFKGTSEGFQEIGYAPNDPVFGMRGLMQSIRRDMVMLENQLPWSVLKGLLQLQRPDVLDKVNVQLFQPFFQPLLPTREVLTEEGGLHCLDVLRRGLLQSSGTSDEDMSMVNKQPQQLIHCVTELRNAGVEFMRKETGHFWDIEFKNGYLKIPKLLIHDGTKSLFLNLIAFEQCHIKSSKKITSYIIFMDNLINSSEDVSYLHHYGIIENWLGSDSEVSDLFNGLGKEVIFDPNDGYLSALTGEVNIYYRRKWNYLKATLRHKYFNNPWAYFSFIAAVTLLIFTFCQSFFAVFAYFKPPPKT